The Musa acuminata AAA Group cultivar baxijiao chromosome BXJ1-3, Cavendish_Baxijiao_AAA, whole genome shotgun sequence genome window below encodes:
- the LOC135618987 gene encoding uncharacterized protein LOC135618987 — protein MSLVDYASSDEEEEIDLHGIEEDKGKKQIESAAPSLASPPPSSPLPPSSVLPPNRRNQNSIVTDQPSTIISLPPPSLEGLPDVSVLLAAPSYESNHMVGDHSSRVAAAIAERASRKRESNGSTFPQPSSKHPRGQSTHSRNVPNTMGGLLVPPQLSGRSNVVTEDVGKLFVSKRGESSR, from the exons ATGTCGCTGGTGGATTACGCCTCTtcggatgaagaagaagagatcGATTTGCACGGAATTGAAGAAGATAAGGGCAAGAAGCAAATCGAATCTGCTGCTCCTTCGCTCGCTTCTCCTCCTCCGTCGTCGCCGCTGCCGCCTTCTTCGGTTCTACCTCCCAATCGCCGAAATCA AAACTCCATAGTGACAGATCAACCTTCAACTATAATCTCCTTGCCGCCACCATCATTGGAAGGACTTCCAGATGTATCAGTTCTACTTGCAGCACCGTCCTATGAGTCAAACCACATGGTTGGTGATCACTCCTCTAGAGTTGCCGCTGCAATTGCAGAAAGAGCATCAAGGAAGAGAGAGTCAAATGGTTCTACCTTTCCTCAACCATCTAGTAAACATCCCAGAGGACAATCAACACATTCAAGAAATGTTCCCAACACAATGGGTGGCTTGTTAGTTCCACCACAGCTCAGTGGGAG GAGCAATGTGGTTACTGAAGATGTCGGAAAGTTATTCGTCAGCAAGCGTGGAGAGTCATCTCGGTAG
- the LOC135618997 gene encoding 4-alpha-glucanotransferase DPE2-like isoform X2: MLKSGLFPGIKSLSSVTLVFRLPYYTQWGQSLLVCGSEPVLGSWNVKQGLALGPSHEGDELIWCGKVAVSVGFRCEYSYYVVDDGRNVLRSEAGKKRRLTLPDGVREGAVVEIRDLWQEASETLFVRSAFKDVIFSGGKKSLPAADESSKELEKILDQQDSIIVQFMIRCPKVKDGASVHVIGSASELGKWRPHDGLKLRYAGDFTWKAECVLRKYEFPLKYKYCHVHQMKDPSLELGPNRELAVDFQSSHPPNYVILADGPYRAVPWRGAGVAIPMFSVRSSDDLGVGEFLDLKLLVDWAVECGFHLVQLLPVNDTSVHGMWWDSYPYSSLSVFALHPLYLRVQALSENIPEDIKEEILRAKEQLDKKDVDYEATMAAKLSIAKKLFNLEKSKILNSSSFKNFLSENENWLKPYGAFCFLRDFFETSDHTQWGSFSHFSSEKLEKLVSEDALHYDVICFHYYIQFHLHVQLSEAADYAREKKVVLKGDLPIGVDRNSVDTWVYPNLFRMNTSTGAPPDYFDKNGQNWGFPTYNWEEMSKDNYAWWRARLTQMAKYFTAYRIDHILGFFRIWELPDHAVTGLVGKFRPSIALSQELEREGIWDFNRLSQPYIRQDILQEKFGTLWTVIASNFFNEYQKLCYEFKDDCNTERKIIAKLKSMTEISLWLEKEDKIKKDLFDILQNIVLIRDPEDPRKFYPRFNIEDTSSFKNLDEHSKNVLKILYYDYYFCRQENLWRQNAMKTLPVLLNSSDMLACGEDLGLIPSCVHPVMQELGLIGLRIQRMPSEPDVEFGIPSQYSYMTVCAPSCHDCSTMRAWWEEDEERRCRYYKSVAGCNDMPPPRCTTEVAYFIIQQHMQAPSMWAIFPLQDLLALREEYTTRPTVEETINDPTNPKHYWRYRVHVTLDSLMLDEDLKTIIKDMVLSSGRSDPVNETNASSSEKKLMEKVQEKISAVQINGNT, translated from the exons ATGCTCAAGTCGGGACTCTTCCCCGGGATCAAGTCCCTGAGCTCGGTCACCCTGGTCTTCCGACTGCCGTACTACACCCAGTGGGGGCAGAGCCTCCTCGTCTGCGGCTCCGAGCCGGTGCTCGGATCCTGGAACGTGAAGCAGGGGCTGGCACTCGGCCCGTCGCACGAGGGCGACGAGCTGATTTGGTGCGGGAAGGTCGCCGTCTCCGTCGGGTTCCGTTGCGAGTACAGTTACTATGTGGTGGATGACGGTAGGAATGTCTTGCGATCGGAAGCGGGGAAGAAGCGGCGCCTCACCCTGCCTGATGGCGTCCGGGAAGGAGCCGTGGTGGAGATCCGTGATCTTTGGCAG GAAGCTTCGGAAACTCTTTTCGTCAGAAGCGCATTCAAAGATGTCATTTTTAGTGGTGGAAAGAAAAGCTTGCCAGCTGCCGATGAAAGTTCTAAGGAATTGGAGAAAATCCTGGATCAGCAAG ATTCTATTATCGTTCAATTTATGATTAGATGCCCAAAAGTAAAAGATGGAGCATCA GTTCATGTTATTGGAAGTGCCTCCGAACTAGGAAAATGGAGGCCGCATGATGGACTAAAGCTACGATATGCTGGAGATTTTACTTGGAAAGCCGAATGTGTATTGAGAAAATATGAATTCCCACTCAA ATATAAGTATTGCCATGTTCACCAAATGAAGGATCCGTCTCTTGAACTTGGTCCCAACAGAGAGTTAGCTGTTGACTTTCAATCGAGCCATCCTCCTAACTATGTTATACTGGCTGATGGTCCCTATCGG GCAGTTCCATGGAGGGGTGCTGGAGTTGCTATACCAATGTTCTCTGTTAGGTCAAGCGATGATCTTGGAGTTGGAGAATTCCTAGATTTGAAGTTACTTGTTGATTGGGCTGTTGAATGTGGCTTTCACCTTGTGCAGCTTCTTCCAGTCAACGATACCTCAGTTCATGGAATGTGGTGGGATTCATATCCGTACAG TTCTCTCTCTGTATTCGCATTGCATCCCTTATATCTGAGAGTTCAAGCACTTTCAGAAAACATTCCAGAAGATATTAAG GAAGAGATTTTAAGGGCAAAAGAACAACTTGATAAAAAG GATGTTGACTATGAGGCTACAATGGCTGCTAAATTATCAATTGCAAAAAAACTATTCAATCTAGAAAAATCTAAGATACTTAATTCAAGTTCTTTCAAAAACTTCCTCTCGGAGAATGAG AATTGGTTGAAACCATATGGAGCATTTTGTTTTCTGAGAGACTTTTTTGAGACCTCAGATCACACTCAATGGGGCAGCTTTTCTCATTTTTCCAGTGAGAAG CTTGAGAAACTGGTCTCAGAGGATGCCTTACACTATGATGTTATATGCTTCCACTATTATATTCAGTTCCATCTACATGTGCAA TTATCAGAAGCAGCAGATTATGCAAGGGAAAAAAAGGTTGTTTTGAAAGGAGATCTACCAATAGGTGTTGACAGAAACAGTGTAGATACTTGGGTATATCCAAACTTATTTCGTATGAATACATCGACTGGAGCACCTCCAGATTATTTTGACAAAAATGGACAAAATTGGGGCTTCCCCACATATAACTGGGAGGAAATGTCAAAGGATAACTATGCATGGTGGCGAGCTCGTCTAACACAG ATGGCAAAGTATTTTACAGCTTATAGGATTGATCATATCTTGGGTTTCTTTAGAATCTGGGAACTTCCGGATCATGCTGTTACTGGTTTAGTTGGAAAATTTCGTCCATCTATCGCTTTGAGCCAG GAGCTTGAGAGGGAAGGCATATGGGATTTCAATCGCTTGAGCCAACCATATATTCGGCAAGATATTTTACAG GAAAAATTTGGAACCCTTTGGACTGTAATTGCATCAAATTTTTTCAATGAATATCAAAAACTCTGCTATGAG TTCAAGGATGACTGCAACACAGAGAGAAAGATTATAGCCAAACTTAAATCAATGACCGAAATATCATTGTGGTTGGAGAAAGAAGACAAGATAAAGAAAGATCTTTTTGATATTCTACAG AATATAGTACTGATCAGGGATCCTGAAGACCCAAGGAAATTTTATCCTCGTTTCAATATTGAAGATACTTCCAGTTTTAAAAATTTAGATGAACACAG CAAAAATGttcttaaaatattatattatgattactATTTCTGCCGGCAAGAAAACCTTTGGCGGCAGAATGCAATGAAGACTCTACCTGTCCTTTTGAACTCATCTGATATGTTGGCATGTGGGGAGGATCTTGGACTCATTCCTTCTTGTGTTCATCCA GTAATGCAAGAATTGGGTTTAATTGGTTTACGCATTCAGAGAATGCCTAGTGAACCAGACGTGGAATTTGGTATACCATCTCAATACAGCTATATGACT GTCTGTGCACCATCTTGCCATGACTGCTCCACCATGCGTGCTTGGTGGGAGGAAGATGAAGAGAGAAGATGTCGTTATTATAAAAGTGTTGCTGGATGCAATGATATGCCGCCTCCTCGTTGCACCACAGAAGTAGCATACTTCATCATTCAGCAACACATGCAAGCTCCATCGATGTGGGCAATTTTCCCTCTTCAG GACTTGCTAGCACTAAGAGAAGAATACACGACAAGACCAACTGTGGAGGAGACAATCAATGATCCTACAAACCCGAAGCATTATTGGCGATATC gtgtacatgtcacttTAGACTCACTGATGCTTGATGAGGATCTCAAAACAATCATTAAAGATATGGTACTTAGTAGTGGGAGATCAGATCCTGTGAATGAAACAAATGCTTCCAGCTCAGAAAAGAAGCTGATGGAGAAAGTCCAGGAAAAGATTTCTGCTGTCCAGATAAATGGTAACACATGA
- the LOC135618997 gene encoding 4-alpha-glucanotransferase DPE2-like isoform X1, with protein sequence MLKSGLFPGIKSLSSVTLVFRLPYYTQWGQSLLVCGSEPVLGSWNVKQGLALGPSHEGDELIWCGKVAVSVGFRCEYSYYVVDDGRNVLRSEAGKKRRLTLPDGVREGAVVEIRDLWQEASETLFVRSAFKDVIFSGGKKSLPAADESSKELEKILDQQDSIIVQFMIRCPKVKDGASVHVIGSASELGKWRPHDGLKLRYAGDFTWKAECVLRKYEFPLKYKYCHVHQMKDPSLELGPNRELAVDFQSSHPPNYVILADGPYRAVPWRGAGVAIPMFSVRSSDDLGVGEFLDLKLLVDWAVECGFHLVQLLPVNDTSVHGMWWDSYPYSSLSVFALHPLYLRVQALSENIPEDIKEEILRAKEQLDKKDVDYEATMAAKLSIAKKLFNLEKSKILNSSSFKNFLSENENWLKPYGAFCFLRDFFETSDHTQWGSFSHFSSEKLEKLVSEDALHYDVICFHYYIQFHLHVQLSEAADYAREKKVVLKGDLPIGVDRNSVDTWVYPNLFRMNTSTGAPPDYFDKNGQNWGFPTYNWEEMSKDNYAWWRARLTQMAKYFTAYRIDHILGFFRIWELPDHAVTGLVGKFRPSIALSQEELEREGIWDFNRLSQPYIRQDILQEKFGTLWTVIASNFFNEYQKLCYEFKDDCNTERKIIAKLKSMTEISLWLEKEDKIKKDLFDILQNIVLIRDPEDPRKFYPRFNIEDTSSFKNLDEHSKNVLKILYYDYYFCRQENLWRQNAMKTLPVLLNSSDMLACGEDLGLIPSCVHPVMQELGLIGLRIQRMPSEPDVEFGIPSQYSYMTVCAPSCHDCSTMRAWWEEDEERRCRYYKSVAGCNDMPPPRCTTEVAYFIIQQHMQAPSMWAIFPLQDLLALREEYTTRPTVEETINDPTNPKHYWRYRVHVTLDSLMLDEDLKTIIKDMVLSSGRSDPVNETNASSSEKKLMEKVQEKISAVQINGNT encoded by the exons ATGCTCAAGTCGGGACTCTTCCCCGGGATCAAGTCCCTGAGCTCGGTCACCCTGGTCTTCCGACTGCCGTACTACACCCAGTGGGGGCAGAGCCTCCTCGTCTGCGGCTCCGAGCCGGTGCTCGGATCCTGGAACGTGAAGCAGGGGCTGGCACTCGGCCCGTCGCACGAGGGCGACGAGCTGATTTGGTGCGGGAAGGTCGCCGTCTCCGTCGGGTTCCGTTGCGAGTACAGTTACTATGTGGTGGATGACGGTAGGAATGTCTTGCGATCGGAAGCGGGGAAGAAGCGGCGCCTCACCCTGCCTGATGGCGTCCGGGAAGGAGCCGTGGTGGAGATCCGTGATCTTTGGCAG GAAGCTTCGGAAACTCTTTTCGTCAGAAGCGCATTCAAAGATGTCATTTTTAGTGGTGGAAAGAAAAGCTTGCCAGCTGCCGATGAAAGTTCTAAGGAATTGGAGAAAATCCTGGATCAGCAAG ATTCTATTATCGTTCAATTTATGATTAGATGCCCAAAAGTAAAAGATGGAGCATCA GTTCATGTTATTGGAAGTGCCTCCGAACTAGGAAAATGGAGGCCGCATGATGGACTAAAGCTACGATATGCTGGAGATTTTACTTGGAAAGCCGAATGTGTATTGAGAAAATATGAATTCCCACTCAA ATATAAGTATTGCCATGTTCACCAAATGAAGGATCCGTCTCTTGAACTTGGTCCCAACAGAGAGTTAGCTGTTGACTTTCAATCGAGCCATCCTCCTAACTATGTTATACTGGCTGATGGTCCCTATCGG GCAGTTCCATGGAGGGGTGCTGGAGTTGCTATACCAATGTTCTCTGTTAGGTCAAGCGATGATCTTGGAGTTGGAGAATTCCTAGATTTGAAGTTACTTGTTGATTGGGCTGTTGAATGTGGCTTTCACCTTGTGCAGCTTCTTCCAGTCAACGATACCTCAGTTCATGGAATGTGGTGGGATTCATATCCGTACAG TTCTCTCTCTGTATTCGCATTGCATCCCTTATATCTGAGAGTTCAAGCACTTTCAGAAAACATTCCAGAAGATATTAAG GAAGAGATTTTAAGGGCAAAAGAACAACTTGATAAAAAG GATGTTGACTATGAGGCTACAATGGCTGCTAAATTATCAATTGCAAAAAAACTATTCAATCTAGAAAAATCTAAGATACTTAATTCAAGTTCTTTCAAAAACTTCCTCTCGGAGAATGAG AATTGGTTGAAACCATATGGAGCATTTTGTTTTCTGAGAGACTTTTTTGAGACCTCAGATCACACTCAATGGGGCAGCTTTTCTCATTTTTCCAGTGAGAAG CTTGAGAAACTGGTCTCAGAGGATGCCTTACACTATGATGTTATATGCTTCCACTATTATATTCAGTTCCATCTACATGTGCAA TTATCAGAAGCAGCAGATTATGCAAGGGAAAAAAAGGTTGTTTTGAAAGGAGATCTACCAATAGGTGTTGACAGAAACAGTGTAGATACTTGGGTATATCCAAACTTATTTCGTATGAATACATCGACTGGAGCACCTCCAGATTATTTTGACAAAAATGGACAAAATTGGGGCTTCCCCACATATAACTGGGAGGAAATGTCAAAGGATAACTATGCATGGTGGCGAGCTCGTCTAACACAG ATGGCAAAGTATTTTACAGCTTATAGGATTGATCATATCTTGGGTTTCTTTAGAATCTGGGAACTTCCGGATCATGCTGTTACTGGTTTAGTTGGAAAATTTCGTCCATCTATCGCTTTGAGCCAG GAGGAGCTTGAGAGGGAAGGCATATGGGATTTCAATCGCTTGAGCCAACCATATATTCGGCAAGATATTTTACAG GAAAAATTTGGAACCCTTTGGACTGTAATTGCATCAAATTTTTTCAATGAATATCAAAAACTCTGCTATGAG TTCAAGGATGACTGCAACACAGAGAGAAAGATTATAGCCAAACTTAAATCAATGACCGAAATATCATTGTGGTTGGAGAAAGAAGACAAGATAAAGAAAGATCTTTTTGATATTCTACAG AATATAGTACTGATCAGGGATCCTGAAGACCCAAGGAAATTTTATCCTCGTTTCAATATTGAAGATACTTCCAGTTTTAAAAATTTAGATGAACACAG CAAAAATGttcttaaaatattatattatgattactATTTCTGCCGGCAAGAAAACCTTTGGCGGCAGAATGCAATGAAGACTCTACCTGTCCTTTTGAACTCATCTGATATGTTGGCATGTGGGGAGGATCTTGGACTCATTCCTTCTTGTGTTCATCCA GTAATGCAAGAATTGGGTTTAATTGGTTTACGCATTCAGAGAATGCCTAGTGAACCAGACGTGGAATTTGGTATACCATCTCAATACAGCTATATGACT GTCTGTGCACCATCTTGCCATGACTGCTCCACCATGCGTGCTTGGTGGGAGGAAGATGAAGAGAGAAGATGTCGTTATTATAAAAGTGTTGCTGGATGCAATGATATGCCGCCTCCTCGTTGCACCACAGAAGTAGCATACTTCATCATTCAGCAACACATGCAAGCTCCATCGATGTGGGCAATTTTCCCTCTTCAG GACTTGCTAGCACTAAGAGAAGAATACACGACAAGACCAACTGTGGAGGAGACAATCAATGATCCTACAAACCCGAAGCATTATTGGCGATATC gtgtacatgtcacttTAGACTCACTGATGCTTGATGAGGATCTCAAAACAATCATTAAAGATATGGTACTTAGTAGTGGGAGATCAGATCCTGTGAATGAAACAAATGCTTCCAGCTCAGAAAAGAAGCTGATGGAGAAAGTCCAGGAAAAGATTTCTGCTGTCCAGATAAATGGTAACACATGA
- the LOC135619007 gene encoding pre-rRNA-processing protein ESF2-like, whose protein sequence is MAAEPDEEPERHPMEDQGSFGDDAVKKCEGSKGRRKRKRSREDDDANEKRGVCYLSRVPPRMDPSHVRQILSQYGEIQRIYLVPEDPTSQVQRKQSGGFRGKEFSEGWVEFAKKNVAKKVARMLNGEQIGGKKRSAFYYDIWNIRYLSKFKWDDLIGELAGKKRECEEKLKLEISAAKRERDFYMSKVEQSRALKFMRERKEKKQRFEGQDSEGAQETKVIRQHPQNRPVADGGLQSKLRLSKDLLAGVFGRSSS, encoded by the exons ATGGCTGCGGAACCAGATGAGGAGCCCGAGCGTCATCCCATGGAGGACCAGGGTTCGTTTGGAGACGATGCAGTAAAGAAATGTGAAGGTTCAAAAGGTAGAAGAAAGAGGAAAAGATCTCGGGAAGATGATGATGCGAATGAAAAACGTGGTGTCTGTTACTTGAGTCGAGTTCCACCGCGCATGGATCCGTCTCATGTTCGGCAAATCCTTTCGCAGTATGGCGAAATACAAAGGATATATCTTGTTCCAGAAG ATCCCACATCTCAGGTTCAGCGTAAGCAATCTGGTGGTTTTCGAGGAAAAGAATTCTCTGAAGG GTGGGTCGAATTTGCAAAGAAAAATGTTGCCAAGAAGGTTGCAAGAATGCTAAACGGCGAACAAATAG GTGGAAAGAAAAGGTCGGCATTCTATTATGACATTTGGAACATCAGGTACTTGAGTAAGTTCAAATGGGATGATCTGATTGGTGAACTAG CTGGCAAGAAACGGGAATGCGAGGAGAAGCTCAAACTGGAGATATCTGCAGCAAAGAGGGAGCGAGACTTCTACATGTCTAAGGTTGAACAATCTAGAGCTTTGAAATTTATGCGGGAACGAAAAGAAAAA AAGCAAAGGTTTGAAGGGCAAGATTCAGAAGGTGCACAAGAAACCAAGGTCATTCGCCAACACCCACAGAATCGACCAGTTGCAGATGGTGGTCTTCAAAGTAAACTTAGGCTCTCGAAGGATCTCCTAGCAGGG gTATTTGGTCGGTCATCCTCGTGA